The sequence GAAGAAGATGAGGCAGAACAGGCCCATCCCTCACTGGATCCGCATGAGAACTGACAATACCATCAGGTTCTAAATCCTCCTTTACCCTTTTTCATGCTCATTTTGGCTCAaagtgatgatttttttgttgtcgTTGTTGCTGTGAAGGTACAATGCGAAGCGCAGGCACTGGCGCCGTACCAAGCTAGGGTTTTGAGCTGGAAGAAATGATTTGAAGTTTGAGTTGTTCAAgtgctttttagtttttaattttgcgAGACTTGAAAATATTCACAAGTCTTACttagatttgat is a genomic window of Populus alba chromosome 18, ASM523922v2, whole genome shotgun sequence containing:
- the LOC118034322 gene encoding large ribosomal subunit protein eL39; protein product: MPSHKTFRIKKKLAKKMRQNRPIPHWIRMRTDNTIRYNAKRRHWRRTKLGF